A region from the Aegilops tauschii subsp. strangulata cultivar AL8/78 chromosome 5, Aet v6.0, whole genome shotgun sequence genome encodes:
- the LOC109763002 gene encoding succinate dehydrogenase [ubiquinone] iron-sulfur subunit 2, mitochondrial: MLRRTLPRLASVKDRVAGAAKSAVKGDEHFPALKGHPAARVHAREAAEKQAGLAAAEEEKKRGGKAATVKEFQIYRWNPDAHGRPFLQSYFVDLGTCGPMVLDVLQKIKSEHDSTLAFRRSCREGICGSCSMNIDGVNTVACLKPIDTDTSTATMITPLPHMYVVKDLVVDLTNFYQQYKSIEPWLKTKRPAPEGREHAQSPGERRKLDGLYECILCACCSTACPSYWWNSEDFLGPAALLHAYRWVSDSRDDYGEERIQALSEGWDKLYRCRMIKSCTATCPKSLDPATAISALKTMHQLRKA; the protein is encoded by the exons ATGCTGAGGAGGACGCTGCCGAGACTGGCCTCGGTGAAGGACCGGGTGGCCGGCGCGGCCAAGAGCGCCGTGAAGGGCGACGAGCACTTCCCCGCGCTCAAGGGCCACCCGGCCGCGCGCGTCCACGCACGAGAGGCCGCGGAGAAGCAGGCCGGCCTCGCCGCGGCCGAGGAGGAGAAGAAGCGCGGCGGTAAGGCCGCGACGGTGAAGGAGTTCCAGATATACCGGTGGAATCCGGACGCGCATGGCCGGCCGTTCCTGCAGTCCTACTTCGTCGACCTCGGCACGTGCGGCCCAATG GTGCTGGACGTGCTCCAGAAGATCAAGTCGGAGCACGACTCGACGCTGGCGTTCCGGCGGTCGTGCCGGGAGGGCATCTGCGGCTCCTGCTCCATGAACATCGACGGGGTGAACACGGTGGCGTGCCTGAAGCCCATCGACACCGACACGTCGACGGCGACGATGATCACGCCGCTGCCGCACATGTACGTGGTGAAGGACCTCGTCGTCGACCTCACCAACTTCTACCAGCAGTACAA GTCGATTGAGCCGTGGCTGAAGACGAAGCGACCGGCGCCGGAGGGGCGGGAGCACGCGCAGTCACCGGGCGAGCGGCGGAAGCTGGACGGGCTGTACGAGTGCATCCTGTGCGCGTGCTGCAGCACGGCTTGCCCGTCCTACTGGTGGAACTCGGAGGATTTCCTCGGCCCCGCCGCGCTGCTGCACGCCTACCGCTGGGTCTCTGACAG CCGCGACGACTACGGGGAGGAGCGGATCCAGGCGCTGTCGGAGGGATGGGACAAGCTGTACAGGTGCAGGATGATCAAGAGCTGTACGGCGACGTGCCCCAAGAGCCTCGACCCGGCCACGGCCATCTCCGCCTTGAAGACCATGCACCAGCTCCGCAAGGCGTGA
- the LOC141022808 gene encoding uncharacterized protein produces the protein MRNPSLGSCSISIIIAKGQGSHSRLCGGSRNLAINSSAVSPTSPVIGAGAAGGGRPVHHHTRLFLERPVGPVRTLQLHLKDGAEEIADYRSISLIHAIAKIIAKVLSLRLAPRMDGLVSNAQSAFIKKRSIHDNFMYVRNMARRLHKCKTPALLFKLDIRKAFDSIKWEYILDLLQRLGFPTKFRVWIAALLSSASSRILLNGIPGLPIRHGQGLRQGDPISPLLFVLAIDPLRRILDLATHRGLLRKLRGRGAMVQISLYADDAAVFLAPIKRDIENFSAILRSFGEVTGLHTNFHKSSVVPIRCNHLDLDHILHGMPAARASFPVKYLGLPLSVWQLRKVDFQYLEDKAAGKLVTWEGQNITTIGRTTLVKSVVSSQAVYSITPLVVPPSTLRNLNKIERAFLWSGSDKTRVPNARSTGRWRKNWKVHEALKGNAWILKVKIDTPVTAAHVHEFFSLWMLVNEVHLDEHAEDDITWKHSSDGIYSASSAYKAQFLGLILSPIDFTVWKAWAPPKVKFFLWLALQDRIWTADRLARRGWPNCGLCQLCKREQEYGVHLFVKCRYTLRLWRMLTDKLGLVHMDTTTWHLAGSVKEWWEKRTDLQNPNRRATASLTMLVSWSVWNERNARVFRRKSAPPTILLQMVLDEAKLWVTAVYSPVSFYTGVAPFGFLFSCVVKQLRPALVVCVDRADLPLPSHALNVLHSCRLLATTAGGLLVDMKRPTFRIGEPAAVDGSLAAEYDGNVTN, from the exons ATGCGCAACCCCAGCCTGGGCAGCTGCTCAATCTCCATCATCATAGCAAAGGGGCAAGGCAGCCACAGTCGGCTGTGCGGGGGCTCACGCAACCTGGCGATAAACTCCAGCGCTGTGTCTCCTACATCGCCCGTCATCGGGGCTGGGGCGGCTGGGGGAGGCCGGCCGGTGCACCACCACACCCGCCTTTTCCTCGAGCGCCCCGTCGGCCCCGTCCGCACCCTGCAGCTCCATCTT AAGGATGGTGCAGAGGAGATAGCTGACTACAGGTCTATTAGTCTCATCCATGCTATCGCCAAAATCATCGCCAAGGTCCTGTCCTTGCGGCTTGCTCCTCGCATGGATGGCCTCGTCTCCAATGCTCAGAGTGCTTTCATCAAAAAGAGGAGTATCCACGACAACTTTATGTACGTGCGGAACATGGCTCGTCGGCTCCACAAGTGCAAGACCCCCGCCCTCCTCTTCAAGCTTGACATTAGAAAGGCTTTTGATTCCATCAAATGGGAATACATTCTGGACCTCTTGCAGCGCTTGGGCTTCCCAACCAAATTCAGGGTCTGGATTGCCGCGTTGCTCTCCTCGGCTTCCTCGCGCATCCTTCTCAACGGGATTCCAGGCCTTCCCATCAGGCACGGCCAAGGGCTTCGGCAAGGGGACCCAATCTCGCCGCTCCTATTTGTCCTCGCGATTGACCCGCTTCGTCGAATCCTTGATCTTGCAACACACCGAGGCCTTCTCCGCaagcttcgtggtcgtggcgccATGGTGCAAATTTCTTTGTATGCGGATGATGCAGCTGTTTTCCTGGCTCCGATCAAGAGGGACATCGAGAACTTCTCTGCTATCTTAAGGAGTTTTGGTGAGGTCACGGGCCTCCACACCAACTTCCACAAAAGTTCTGTTGTGCCCATTCGCTGCAACCACCTTGACTTGGACCATATCCTTCATGGCATGCCGGCTGCAAGAGCTTCTTTCCCTGTGAAATATTTGGGCCTCCCACTCTCGGTCTGGCAGCTTAGGAAAGTGGATTTCCAATATCTTGAAGACAAAGCGGCTGGAAAGTTGGTCACTTGGGAGGGCCAAAATATTACCACCATCGGTCGTACGACTCTAGTCAAGTCGGTTGTCTCCTCCCAGGCGGTGTACTCCATCACGCCTCTCGTTGTGCCGCCGAGCACTTTACGAAACCTCAACAAGATTGAGCGAGCGTTTCTGTGGTCTGGCTCGGATAAGACGAGGGTGCCAAATGCAAGGTCAACTGGGAGGTG GAGAAAGAATTGGAAGGTGCATGAGGCCCTTAAAGGGAATGCATGGATCCTGAAGGTCAAGATTGACACGCCCGTCACCGCTGCCCACGTTCACGAGTTCTTCTCTCTTTGGATGCTCGTGAATGAGGTCCACCTTGACGAGCATGCTGAGGATGATATCACCTGGAAGCACTCCAGCGACGGGATTTACTCGGCATCCTCTGCCTACAAGGCTCAATTCCTTGGGTTGATTCTCTCCCCTATAGATTTCACGGTGTGGAAAGCTTGGGCTCCACCCAAAGTTAAATTCTTCTTGTGGCTGGCTCTACAAGACCGGATTTGGACTGCAGATAGGTTGGCCAGGCGCGGCTGGCCCAACTGCGGCCTTTGCCAACTTTGCAAAAGGGAGCAAGAGTATGGCGTCCATCTTTTCGTTAAGTGCCGCTACACTCTTAGGCTTTGGAGGATGCTCACTGACAAGTTGGGACTTGTGCACATGGACACCACCACTTGGCATCTTGCTGGCTCGGTGAAGGAGTGGTGGGAGAAGCGAACCGACTTGCAGAATCCTAATAGACGAGCAACGGCCTCTCTCACTATGCTCGTCTCCTGGTCCGTTTGGAACGAGAGGAATGCCAGAGTCTTCCGCCGCAAGAGTGCTCCACCGACCATCCTTCTTCAAATGGTCCTCGACGAGGCAAAGCTTTGGGTCACTGCGG TCTACTCTCCTGTGTCCTTCTACACTGGCGTCGCTCCTTTCGGCTTCCTCTTCTCCTGCGTCGTGAAGCAGCTCCGGCCAGCCCTCGTCGTGTGCGTCGACCGCGCCGACCTGCCGCTCCCGAGCCACGCACTCAACGTCCTCCACTCATGC AGACTGCTCGCCACAACGGCGGGAGGCTTGCTCGTCGACATGAAGAGACCAACGTTCCGCATTGGCGAGCCCGCGGCGGTGGATGGTAGCCTTGCCGCCGAGTACGACGGCAACGTGACGAACTAG